In one Babylonia areolata isolate BAREFJ2019XMU chromosome 14, ASM4173473v1, whole genome shotgun sequence genomic region, the following are encoded:
- the LOC143289621 gene encoding uncharacterized protein LOC143289621 yields the protein MVVFEMLKVMSLTLLATLVRGQGYDAAVTSGSRGAAVVNSVVNRIRSNCIFSDDRMFLRRTAYVMSRDGRDNATYRHGFDGGVWQVSEAMFLSTKNCNQPALVKACNNISSSLQIHWPSTMWSDLRKPLYSGLAAALYTLKTLGTSDMPGDICSQAPIWARMYGQSASVYVTKAAQTPVLDCKDKLDVAFILDSSGSITYSDFGLMKQFAASVVDVMNVSVDAVRVADVVYSGKVSVHFDFDDYTSKDGVKTAFLNTPKFNAGTNTALALNKTREILHDAGRGARQNVKKVAVLVTDGGSSTFTLTRNAAKLLKDEGTTVFAIGVRGYNLAELQAVASYPICSHVFTLDAFDKIDSIITEIQKSTCGANFKVQPDKVFQGSVTQEAPTIEIPAQPNKNIVAEVSCGILHVYVSTTDPKPGPQVFDGLYTATPGYPAVLRIVETLFQGTPVYVTVVGTRLPAPTEALSICTDYSWTVGPEVNTRVQVRCVENGVTRDCTEGDVSDAGFCSHSVDWTLPLDNPCTEDNINNGKLRHSYPYDPTKFLMCDKQGQYHIVLCPGGVIFNAQTADCGITSHDHTQFSPGTTTFNINSVCNPKALANHQYYHAYPPDPTKFIQCDEWGGAFVMPCAPGTVWSQTALTCIHGYAHNPTPTLNTTPTPTTTPDPTEASSTGPGTTTFNISSVCNPKALANHQYYHAYPPDHTKFIQCDEWGRTFVMPCAPGTVWSQTALTCIHGYAHNPVPAPNTTPTPTTTPDPTQASSTGPGTTTFNISSVCNPKALANHQYYHAYPPDRTKFIQCDEWGGTFVMPCAPGTVWSQAALTCIHGYAHNPTPTLNTTPTPTTTPDPTQASSTGPGTTTFNISSVCNPKALANHQYYHAYPPDRTKFIQCDAWGGTFVMPCAPGTVWSQTALTCIHGYAHNPTPTLKATPTPTTTHHPTQVSSTGPGTTTFNISSVCNPKALANHQYYHAYPPDRTKFIQCDAWGGTFVMPCAPGTVWSQTALTCIHGYAHNPTPTLKATPTPTTTHHPTQVSSTGPGTTTFNISSVCNPKALANHQYYHAYPPDRTKFIQCDEWGGTFVMPCAPGTVWSQTALTCIHGYPHNPTPTTTPDPTQASSTGPGTTTFNISSVCNPKALANHQYYHAYPPDRTKFIQCDAGGRAFLMSCRPNTVWSQTALTCIHHVLNVRSALTPTPTQSGNCIHGHQYANPDNASSYFQCVLGSLVKMTCPAGLVFNVTAQLCDYWRPNDSCIHGHLYANPDNASSYFQCVLGSLVKMTCPAGLVFNVTAQLCDYWRPNDSCIHGHLYANPDNASSYFQCVLGSLVKMACPAGLVFNVTAQLCDWP from the exons ATGGTGGTTTTCGAAATGCTGAAGGTCATGTCATTGACCTTGTTGGCGACCTTGGTCCGGGGTCAAGGCTATGACGCTGCTGTTACTTCAGGTTCCCGTGGTGCCGCTGTCGTCAACTCTGTCGTGAACAGGATTCGATCCAA TTGCATCTTCAGTGACGATCGTATGTTCCTCCGCCGAACCGCCTACGTCATGTCACGTGACGGCCGCGACAACGCCACCTACCGGCATGGTTTTGATGGCGGCGTCTGGCAG GTGTCGGAAGCCATGTTTCTCAGCACCAAGAACTGCAACCAGCCAGCCCTCGTGAAAGCCTGCAACAACATCTCGTCCAGTCTGCAGATCCACTGGCCTTCCACCATGTGGTCAGACCTGCGGAAACCTCTGTACTCGGGACTGGCGGCAGCGCTGTACACTCTGAAGACTCTCGGGACCTCGGACATGCCTGGGGACATCTGTTCTCAGGCCCCCATCTGGGCCCGGATGTACGGCCAGTCGGCATCGGTGTATGTAACCAAGGCTGCCCAGACTCCTGTGTTAG ACTGTAAAGACAAACTGGACGTCGCTTTCATCCTGGACAGTTCGGGGAGCATCACTTACTCTGACTTCGGGCTGatgaagcagtttgctgcctcCGTGGTGGACGTGATGAACGTGTCTGTGGACGCCGTCAGAGTGGCCGACGTCGTCTATTCAGGCAAGGTGTCAGTCCACTTCGACTTTGACGACTACACCAGCAAGGATGGCGTGAAGACTGCCTTCCTCAACACGCCAAAAT TCAACGCGGGAACCAACACTGCCTTAGCTCTGAACAAGACCAGAGAGATCCTGCATGACGCTGGAAGAGGGGCCAGACAGAACGTGAAGAAAGTGGCCGTGCTGGTGACGGACGGTGGGTCCAGCACCTTCACCCTGACCAGGAATGCTGCCAAACTTCTCAAG GACGAAGGCACGACAGTGTTTGCCATAGGTGTGAGGGGCTACAACCTGGCAGAACTGCAAGCCGTGGCCAGTTACCCCATCTGCTCGCACGTCTTCACACTGGATGCCTTCGACAAGATTGACTCCATCATTACGGAGATCCAGAAGAGCACATGTGGAG cCAATTTCAAGGTCCAGCCTGACAAGGTCTTTCAAGGCAGCGTCACCCAGGAGGCTCCCACAATTGAAATTCCAGCCCAGCCCAACAAAAATATc GTGGCCGAAGTGTCCTGCGGAATTCTGCACGTCTACGTGTCCACCACGGACCCTAAGCCCGGCCCTCAGGTGTTTGACGGACTCTACACTGCAACCCCGGGGTATCCCGCAGTCCTGCGGATCGTGGAAACCCTGTTCCAGGGAACCCCTGTCTACGTCACGGTGGTAGGAACCCGCCTGCCGGCCCCAACGGAAGCCCTGAGCATCTGCACTGACTACAGCTGGACTGTGGGCCCTGAAGTCAACACAC GTGTCCAGGTGAGGTGTGTAGAGAACGGCGTAACAAGGGACTGCACTGAGGGCGATGTCAGCGATGCCGGATTCTGCTCTCACA GTGTTGACTGGACCTTACCACTGGACAACCCCTGCACTGAGGACAACATCAACAATGGGAAACTGCGACACAGCTACCCGTATGACCCCACCAAATTCCTGATG tgcgACAAGCAAGGCCAATACCACATAGTGCTTTGCCCAGGGGGAGTTATCTTCAACGCCCAGACAGCAGACTGCGGGATTACCTCCCATGACCATACTCAATTCAGCCCTGGCACAACCACTTTCAACATCAACAGTGTCTGTAACCCAAAAGCTCTGGCCAACCACCAGTACTACCACGCCTACCCACCCGATCCCACAAA GTTCATCCAGTGTGACGAATGGGGCGGCGCCTTTGTCATGCCCTGTGCTCCTGGCACCGTGTGGTCCCAGACTGCCCTCACTTGCATCCACGGTTAcgcccacaaccccacccccactcttaacacaacccccactcccaccaccacccctgacccTACTGAAGCCAGCAGCACGGGCCCTGGCACAACCACTTTCAACATCAGCAGTGTCTGTAACCCCAAAGCTCTGGCCAACCACCAGTACTACCACGCCTACCCACCCGATCACACAAA GTTCATCCAGTGTGACGAATGGGGCAGAACCTTTGTCATGCCCTGTGCTCCTGGCACCGTGTGGTCCCAGACTGCCCTCACCTGCATCCACGGTTACGCCCACAACCCTGTCCCCGCTCCTaacacaacccccactcccaccaccacccctgacccTACTCAGGCCAGCAGCACGGGCCCTGGCACAACCACTTTCAACATCAGCAGTGTCTGTAACCCCAAAGCTCTGGCCAACCACCAGTACTACCACGCCTACCCACCCGATCGCACAAA GTTCATCCAGTGTGACGAATGGGGCGGCACCTTTGTCATGCCCTGTGCTCCTGGCACCGTGTGGTCCCAGGCCGCCCTCACCTGCATCCACGGTTAcgcccacaaccccacccccactcttaacacaacccccactcccacaaccACCCCTGACCCTACTCAAGCCAGCAGCACGGGCCCTGGCACAACCACTTTCAACATCAGCAGTGTCTGTAACCCCAAAGCTCTGGCCAACCACCAGTACTACCACGCCTACCCACCCGATCGCACAAA GTTCATCCAGTGTGACGCCTGGGGCGGCACCTTTGTCATGCCCTGTGCTCCTGgcactgtgtggtcccagactGCCCTCACCTGCATCCACGGTTAcgcccacaaccccacccccactcttaaagcaacccccactcccacaaccACCCATCACCCTACTCAAGTCAGCAGCACGGGCCCTGGCACAACCACTTTCAACATCAGCAGTGTCTGTAACCCCAAAGCTCTGGCCAACCACCAGTACTACCACGCCTACCCACCCGATCGCACAAA GTTCATCCAGTGTGACGCCTGGGGCGGCACCTTTGTCATGCCCTGTGCTCCTGGCACCGTGTGGTCCCAGACTGCCCTCACCTGCATCCACGGTTAcgcccacaaccccacccccactcttaaagcaacccccactcccacaaccACCCATCACCCTACTCAAGTCAGCAGCACGGGCCCTGGCACAACCACTTTCAACATCAGCAGTGTCTGTAACCCCAAAGCTCTGGCCAACCACCAGTACTACCACGCCTACCCACCCGATCGCACAAA GTTCATCCAGTGTGACGAATGGGGCGGCACCTTTGTCATGCCCTGTGCTCCTGGCACCGTGTGGTCCCAGACTGCCCTCACCTGCATCCACGgttacccccacaaccccactcccaccaccacccctgacccTACTCAGGCCAGCAGTACGGGCCCTGGCACAACCACTTTCAACATCAGCAGTGTCTGTAACCCCAAAGCTCTGGCCAACCACCAGTACTACCACGCCTACCCACCCGATCGCACAAA GTTCATCCAGTGTGACGCCGGGGGCAGGGCCTTTCTCATGTCCTGCCGTCCGAACACAGTGTGGTCCCAGACCGCCCTCACCTGCATCCACCACGTTCTCAACGTCAGGTCTGCccttacacccacccccacccagtcaGGAAACTGCATCCACGGCCATCAATACGCCAACCCTGACAACGCCAGCTCGTATTTCCAATGCGTTCTCGGGTCACTTGTGAAAATGACATGCCCCGCTGGTCTTGTTTTCAATGTGACTGCGCAGCTGTGTGACTACTGGCGGCCCAACGACTCATGCATACACGGCCATCTTTACGCCAACCCTGACAACGCCAGCTCGTATTTCCAATGCGTTCTCGGGTCACTTGTGAAAATGACATGCCCCGCTGGTCTTGTTTTCAATGTGACTGCGCAGCTGTGTGACTACTGGCGGCCCAACGACTCATGCATACACGGCCATCTTTACGCCAACCCTGACAACGCCAGCTCGTATTTCCAATGCGTTCTCGGGTCACTTGTGAAAATGGCATGCCCCGCTGGTCTTGTTTTCAATGTGACTGCGCAGCTGTGTGACTGGCcttaa